A genomic segment from Polyangium mundeleinium encodes:
- a CDS encoding YifB family Mg chelatase-like AAA ATPase encodes MGKHPQSEKCLRSEVLSISLTGLVASLVSIVVTIETGASMFQLVGLAEISLRETKVRVRSALAQVGVRLDGYNITAKISPADLRNDGFFDLAIATAVILAFEKKTLPGTVVLGELSLSGGVRPVRGVLPALRGAASKGSRHAIVPRANLAEAASAPDLDVRVAGKLDAVQDYLRGACELECASVPFRPKQPAALDLADMRGMASTRRAIEIAAAGQHSILFIGPPGAGITMASRRIPTILPPMFVDEALEVTSIHSVAGLLNSEQGLATNRPFRAPHHSVAPAGLVGGGEPVRPGEVSLAHGGVLFLDELPEFRRSSLALLETTLAQGEAVIIRGQNRTVFPACPLLVLATHACPCGFYGDAKRRCTCSVEQIRRHRERVHGPLFERVDMQIVVPPVDVAQLGGKAKGENSETVRNRVVAARTIQHARAARQKVASSLNTALNDRNLERIAAPDAQGKRTLEQAVERLGLSATLRAKVLRVARTIADLDGSDIVRAPHVAEAVLLAPVFGRG; translated from the coding sequence ATGGGGAAGCATCCCCAGTCGGAGAAGTGTCTCCGGAGTGAGGTCCTTTCCATCTCGCTCACGGGTCTCGTCGCGTCGCTCGTGAGCATCGTCGTCACGATCGAGACGGGCGCGAGCATGTTTCAGCTCGTCGGTCTCGCGGAGATCAGTCTGCGCGAGACGAAGGTGCGCGTCCGCTCCGCACTCGCGCAGGTCGGCGTGCGTCTCGACGGCTACAACATCACGGCCAAGATCTCCCCCGCAGATCTTCGTAATGATGGGTTCTTCGACCTGGCCATCGCGACAGCCGTGATTCTCGCCTTCGAGAAGAAGACGCTGCCGGGCACCGTCGTGCTCGGCGAGCTGTCCCTCTCGGGGGGAGTGCGGCCCGTTCGTGGGGTGCTGCCGGCGCTGCGGGGAGCGGCAAGCAAGGGGAGCCGGCATGCGATCGTGCCCCGAGCCAACCTCGCGGAGGCGGCGAGCGCGCCGGATCTCGATGTACGCGTGGCGGGGAAACTGGATGCCGTGCAGGACTACCTGCGAGGAGCCTGCGAGCTCGAGTGCGCGAGCGTGCCCTTCCGACCGAAGCAGCCTGCGGCGCTCGATCTCGCGGACATGCGCGGGATGGCCTCCACGCGGCGAGCGATTGAGATCGCGGCGGCGGGCCAGCACTCGATTCTCTTCATCGGTCCGCCCGGTGCTGGGATCACCATGGCCTCCCGCCGCATTCCCACGATCCTGCCCCCGATGTTCGTGGACGAGGCGCTTGAAGTCACGAGCATCCACTCCGTCGCGGGATTGCTCAATTCGGAGCAGGGGCTCGCTACGAATCGACCGTTTCGCGCGCCCCATCATTCGGTGGCTCCGGCAGGACTTGTCGGCGGGGGAGAGCCCGTGCGTCCCGGGGAGGTGTCCCTCGCCCACGGCGGCGTCTTGTTCCTCGACGAGCTGCCGGAGTTTCGTCGGAGTTCGCTCGCCCTGCTGGAGACCACGCTCGCCCAAGGGGAAGCGGTCATCATCCGGGGGCAGAACCGCACGGTCTTTCCTGCGTGTCCTCTCCTGGTTCTGGCGACGCACGCGTGCCCTTGCGGGTTCTACGGGGACGCAAAACGGCGATGCACATGCTCTGTCGAGCAAATCCGGCGTCATCGGGAGCGAGTGCACGGGCCGCTTTTCGAGCGAGTCGACATGCAGATCGTGGTGCCCCCTGTCGACGTCGCGCAGCTCGGTGGCAAGGCGAAGGGCGAAAACAGCGAGACGGTGCGGAACCGGGTCGTTGCAGCACGAACGATCCAGCATGCACGGGCGGCGCGGCAGAAGGTCGCCTCGTCGCTCAATACCGCGTTGAACGACCGCAACCTCGAGCGCATCGCGGCGCCTGATGCACAGGGGAAGCGGACCCTGGAGCAGGCCGTCGAGCGGCTCGGGTTGTCTGCGACTCTGCGGGCCAAGGTGCTCCGTGTGGCTCGAACGATTGCTGACCTCGACGGGAGCGATATCGTCCGCGCGCCCCACGTGGCCGAAGCCGTTCTCCTCGCTCCTGTCTTCGGGCGTGGCTGA
- a CDS encoding DUF6884 domain-containing protein: protein MFTEKQPGAKRVALVGCSALKSKKSAPAKDFYTSALFRAAYAYAEKTCDVVVIVSAFYGAVAPKTVLQPYDRSLRKVRKNDREDWGARTIGELWPMLNPPPQLVILAGKVYADALVHGAHWHNLPRPEEPLRKIRGCGARVAWMKANTPVAKSSSCQWSNQ, encoded by the coding sequence ATGTTCACGGAGAAGCAGCCGGGGGCCAAGCGGGTCGCTCTCGTGGGCTGTTCGGCTCTGAAGAGCAAGAAATCGGCTCCCGCGAAGGACTTCTATACGTCTGCGCTCTTTCGCGCCGCCTACGCGTACGCCGAGAAGACGTGCGACGTGGTGGTCATCGTCTCCGCCTTCTACGGTGCGGTCGCCCCGAAGACCGTCCTTCAACCGTATGACCGGAGCCTCCGCAAGGTCCGGAAGAACGATCGGGAGGACTGGGGAGCGCGAACGATCGGCGAGCTTTGGCCGATGCTCAATCCTCCTCCACAGCTCGTGATTCTGGCCGGAAAAGTTTATGCCGACGCGCTCGTACACGGGGCGCATTGGCACAACCTCCCTCGGCCGGAAGAACCGCTGCGGAAGATTCGTGGATGTGGCGCGCGGGTCGCGTGGATGAAGGCGAATACGCCAGTTGCGAAATCGAGCTCCTGTCAGTGGAGTAATCAATGA
- the dndB gene encoding DNA sulfur modification protein DndB has translation MTKKKLDQKKSGTQTGPTKERSHETEAKNNAPEWAFPAIRGVQAGGEYYSVMVHLRDVAKLFAPVDGKLPPELRAQRVLSKVRVPKIADYITNNPTNYTLPALVGAIDGLPRFEPAHEKSHMGTLYIPRDMTVAVLDGQHRRAAVAMALSQEYVRKRRGSLGDESICVTLFVDAGLEKAQQRFADLNRFAVRPNNSLGLLYDHRDELAKLTRAVVRDVFLFHQLTDGEKTSVSGGSNKLFALASIHAATKALLAGFSGSFETARQIAVEFWTEVTRVMPDWHEVGLGKIRASALRDRCMHAHAVVLEALGRVGNALLRERREDWKSVLAGLGTLDWSRANPQWEGRAVVNGRVLKNSASVILTANLIKHHLGLELSIEDRRHEPVHADHADEDKPEDEDAAAV, from the coding sequence ATGACGAAGAAGAAACTCGACCAGAAGAAGAGCGGCACCCAGACCGGTCCGACGAAGGAGAGGAGCCACGAGACCGAGGCGAAGAACAACGCGCCCGAGTGGGCCTTTCCGGCCATCCGGGGTGTCCAGGCCGGCGGCGAGTACTACTCGGTCATGGTGCACCTCCGGGACGTGGCGAAGCTCTTTGCCCCCGTGGATGGCAAGTTGCCGCCCGAACTCCGGGCGCAGCGGGTGCTGAGTAAGGTCCGTGTCCCGAAGATCGCGGACTACATCACGAACAACCCGACGAACTACACGTTGCCGGCCCTCGTCGGCGCGATCGACGGCCTGCCCCGCTTCGAGCCGGCGCACGAGAAGAGCCACATGGGCACGCTCTACATCCCGCGGGACATGACGGTCGCGGTCCTCGACGGGCAGCACCGGCGAGCGGCCGTCGCGATGGCGCTCTCGCAGGAGTACGTGAGGAAGCGGCGGGGATCGCTCGGGGACGAGAGCATCTGCGTGACGTTGTTCGTCGACGCGGGGCTCGAGAAGGCGCAGCAGCGGTTCGCGGACTTGAACCGCTTCGCGGTGCGGCCGAACAACTCGCTCGGGCTCTTGTACGACCACCGCGACGAGCTGGCGAAGCTCACGCGTGCCGTCGTTCGCGACGTCTTCCTCTTCCACCAGCTCACGGACGGGGAAAAGACGTCTGTGTCTGGCGGCTCGAACAAGCTCTTCGCGCTGGCCAGCATCCATGCGGCAACAAAGGCGCTGCTCGCCGGGTTCAGTGGGAGCTTCGAGACCGCGAGGCAGATCGCCGTCGAGTTCTGGACCGAGGTCACGCGAGTGATGCCGGACTGGCACGAGGTCGGCCTCGGTAAGATCCGCGCGTCTGCGCTGCGAGATCGGTGCATGCACGCGCATGCGGTCGTGCTCGAGGCGCTCGGCCGCGTCGGCAACGCCCTGCTGCGGGAGCGGCGGGAGGACTGGAAGAGCGTGCTGGCGGGGCTCGGGACGCTCGACTGGTCGCGGGCCAACCCGCAGTGGGAGGGACGGGCGGTGGTGAACGGCAGGGTCTTGAAGAACTCGGCGAGCGTGATCCTGACGGCGAACCTGATCAAGCATCACCTCGGCCTGGAGCTCTCCATCGAGGACCGGCGCCATGAGCCTGTACACGCTGATCACGCTGATGAGGACAAGCCAGAGGACGAAGACGCGGCGGCTGTCTAA
- a CDS encoding tetratricopeptide repeat protein, producing MSDQDDKEPLNPQETGNAGGNVIPIAGRHPRGAVKRGGTKLASVAKMPLETEEDDETKSNNSLLDKLNAWDLDAYIADMSIRIGEGRDDLRPLLENARDWRAVRSHLRGDREAARAEWAELIEQGSCKALMTRAQYRADDGELAGAHADYNSAAERAPKDGSIYLKRGTFAYFKLNDNERALADLERAARLLPKDAEPYQTMAFVLGSLGDEDGAIRALGRALHRDPWRADLFYERGRRWWSKGSIAEALADLDRSIQLGVTNASAFQLRAFCHERRGDLPSAIADFTRAIALNPSEAAFFMGRGNAHLAMGAYAEAILDFRQRLELCGWRDGGALRSLGAAHLALGDEERAAAYYRQAFYHDPELLEDLRLQIRINETLDKPEALRADLDVLLLVEPDGWLRIESAFLWARLGNLEKAIADFDRALEESPQWDEALFERGRMHARAGRFDRAVEDVSTAIKLAPHQAKYPAWRALYRAHLEGDTPLARADLQRAVELAHYDDEIRSCSVMYFSLVAKPEEAIADYDVLILHSPLDARYYKERGMVREAIGDVEGALADYTRAAELLMAGEDDGRKTRQGTWSKPFAPW from the coding sequence ATGAGCGACCAAGACGACAAAGAGCCTTTGAACCCGCAGGAGACCGGCAACGCTGGAGGGAACGTGATCCCCATAGCGGGCAGGCATCCGCGCGGCGCCGTGAAGCGCGGGGGGACGAAGCTCGCGAGCGTGGCGAAAATGCCCCTCGAGACCGAGGAGGATGACGAGACGAAGTCGAACAACAGCCTCCTCGACAAGCTCAACGCCTGGGATCTCGACGCGTATATAGCGGACATGAGTATCAGGATCGGGGAGGGGCGCGACGATCTCCGACCCCTCCTGGAGAATGCTCGCGACTGGCGCGCGGTCCGGAGCCACCTACGAGGTGATCGGGAGGCTGCCCGTGCCGAGTGGGCCGAGTTGATCGAGCAGGGCTCCTGCAAGGCCCTCATGACGCGGGCACAGTACCGCGCAGACGACGGTGAGCTCGCCGGCGCCCACGCGGACTACAACAGTGCGGCCGAACGCGCGCCGAAGGACGGCTCTATCTATCTGAAGCGCGGCACCTTCGCCTACTTCAAGCTCAATGATAACGAACGTGCGCTCGCCGATCTGGAGCGCGCTGCCCGGCTCCTCCCAAAGGACGCGGAGCCTTACCAAACGATGGCATTCGTCCTCGGGTCCCTTGGCGATGAGGATGGAGCGATCCGAGCCCTCGGGCGCGCCCTCCATCGCGATCCGTGGCGCGCCGACCTATTCTACGAGCGCGGGCGTCGCTGGTGGTCAAAGGGCTCAATCGCGGAGGCGCTCGCGGATCTCGACAGAAGCATCCAGCTCGGCGTTACGAATGCTTCAGCCTTCCAACTTCGTGCATTCTGCCACGAGAGGCGCGGAGACCTCCCTAGCGCGATCGCCGACTTCACGCGCGCGATCGCGCTGAATCCTAGCGAGGCGGCGTTCTTCATGGGCCGGGGCAATGCGCATCTGGCGATGGGAGCCTACGCAGAGGCGATCCTCGATTTCCGCCAGCGACTCGAGCTCTGCGGGTGGAGAGACGGTGGGGCGTTGCGCAGCCTGGGCGCCGCGCACCTCGCGCTCGGCGACGAGGAGCGCGCCGCCGCCTATTATCGCCAGGCGTTTTACCATGATCCGGAGCTGCTCGAGGACCTGCGCCTCCAGATTCGGATAAACGAAACGCTCGACAAACCTGAAGCGCTGCGCGCCGATCTCGACGTTCTCCTCCTGGTCGAGCCAGACGGCTGGCTACGAATCGAAAGCGCGTTCCTCTGGGCCCGGTTGGGCAACCTCGAGAAGGCAATAGCCGACTTCGACCGTGCGCTCGAGGAGAGCCCGCAATGGGATGAGGCATTGTTCGAGCGAGGGCGAATGCACGCGAGAGCCGGCCGCTTCGATCGCGCCGTAGAGGACGTATCGACAGCTATCAAGCTCGCGCCCCACCAGGCGAAGTACCCTGCTTGGCGCGCCCTATACCGGGCCCACCTTGAGGGAGACACTCCTCTGGCAAGGGCCGATCTTCAGCGCGCAGTCGAGCTCGCGCACTACGACGACGAGATCCGATCCTGCAGCGTGATGTACTTCTCCCTCGTCGCGAAGCCCGAAGAGGCGATCGCCGATTACGATGTACTGATCCTTCACTCGCCACTGGACGCCAGGTATTACAAAGAGCGCGGCATGGTGCGGGAGGCGATCGGCGACGTTGAGGGTGCCCTGGCCGATTACACCCGCGCGGCGGAGCTACTGATGGCGGGAGAAGACGATGGGCGGAAAACAAGGCAAGGGACCTGGTCCAAACCGTTTGCTCCCTGGTGA
- the pip gene encoding prolyl aminopeptidase, giving the protein MPDPYPPLEPYEAGMLDVGGGQSIYWEVSGNPDGKAAVALHGGPGAGSRPGRRRWFDPERYRLVQFDQRGCGRSTPHAGDFSTDLSTNTTHHLIADIERLREHLAIERWLVWGASWGVTLGLAYAERYPQRVSEMIFLSITLTRRADVQWFGRDVGRYFPEEWARFRAGVPEADRDGDLVVVYDRLLNHHPDPAIRLQAARDWVAWEDALLSLEEGYVTPNPCWADERYMVAFAHLVTHYFSHAAWLEEDGLLRNASRLTGTPGVLIHGRLDLAGPADVAWQLAQAWPGAELHFVAGGHTGDAEMNRLLLEATDRFASAPSARAPSR; this is encoded by the coding sequence ATGCCCGACCCTTACCCGCCCCTCGAGCCCTACGAAGCCGGCATGCTCGACGTCGGCGGTGGCCAGTCGATCTACTGGGAGGTCTCCGGCAACCCGGACGGCAAGGCAGCAGTGGCGCTCCACGGCGGGCCGGGTGCAGGCAGCAGGCCGGGCAGGCGTCGCTGGTTCGATCCGGAGCGCTATCGGCTCGTCCAGTTTGACCAGCGTGGCTGCGGCCGGAGCACGCCGCACGCTGGCGACTTCTCGACCGACTTGTCGACGAACACGACCCACCACCTGATCGCGGACATCGAGCGGCTCCGCGAGCATCTCGCGATCGAGCGCTGGCTCGTCTGGGGCGCGTCGTGGGGCGTCACGCTCGGGCTCGCCTATGCCGAGCGATACCCGCAGCGGGTGTCCGAGATGATTTTCCTCTCGATCACGCTGACCCGCCGGGCCGACGTTCAGTGGTTCGGCCGCGATGTAGGGCGGTATTTCCCGGAGGAATGGGCTCGCTTCCGAGCCGGCGTTCCAGAGGCCGACCGCGACGGAGACCTCGTCGTGGTCTACGACCGGCTCCTGAACCACCACCCTGATCCGGCGATCCGGCTCCAGGCAGCCCGCGACTGGGTTGCCTGGGAGGACGCGCTGCTGTCGCTCGAGGAGGGCTACGTCACGCCCAATCCGTGCTGGGCCGATGAGCGGTACATGGTCGCCTTCGCCCACCTCGTGACGCACTACTTCTCGCACGCCGCGTGGCTCGAGGAGGACGGGCTGCTCCGCAATGCGTCGCGGCTGACGGGGACTCCGGGCGTCCTGATCCACGGCCGGCTCGACCTGGCCGGGCCGGCGGACGTGGCCTGGCAGCTCGCCCAGGCCTGGCCGGGCGCCGAGCTCCACTTCGTCGCTGGCGGGCATACTGGCGACGCGGAGATGAACCGTCTCCTCCTCGAGGCCACCGATCGCTTTGCGTCCGCGCCCTCGGCGAGGGCTCCGTCGCGATGA
- a CDS encoding vWA domain-containing protein, protein MGTFLQARRRHLCVKEASFEDAEKAGDLWNAIVGLGRDPPTRSFAEAVRDTVPAEYMAFLALDEVGAAYAFGLLWKAGKHVPEGASAFEMRSAAREEWATFDKKAKQVKHLSDGFGWDLSAAWAQVRQVDAAGEDMDRVERIARLAGRMFASLRGAHANKVHGVSGEVYSVEQGNDVARLLPAETVLLTDPQIEIVALERIASRRAAQYAVRGTTKKSKGPLVLALDESGSMSGIRNEWAKAAAVALARVASEENRPVAVVHYATSTVVQVVKPGDSAGIVKMILHFLSGGTAIGLALGVAVDQVKALAQAGQHGADIILVTDGIDRNEEEQKKSVDAASSIGARLWTVAIECSIAEDSPLRKKSAQYTELNDKAMTEGSSITLLAGAT, encoded by the coding sequence ATGGGCACGTTCCTGCAGGCAAGGCGCCGGCATCTCTGCGTCAAGGAGGCTTCCTTCGAGGACGCGGAGAAGGCCGGCGACCTGTGGAATGCGATCGTGGGGCTCGGGCGGGATCCGCCGACGCGGTCATTCGCGGAGGCCGTGAGGGATACAGTTCCCGCCGAGTACATGGCCTTTCTCGCCCTCGACGAGGTCGGCGCGGCCTACGCGTTCGGGCTCTTGTGGAAGGCGGGAAAGCACGTCCCCGAGGGGGCCTCGGCCTTCGAGATGCGGAGTGCCGCCCGCGAAGAGTGGGCGACATTCGACAAGAAGGCCAAGCAGGTCAAGCACCTCTCCGATGGGTTCGGCTGGGATCTCTCGGCGGCCTGGGCGCAAGTCCGGCAAGTGGATGCTGCGGGAGAGGACATGGATCGGGTCGAGCGTATTGCTCGGCTGGCAGGTCGCATGTTCGCTTCGCTCCGCGGCGCGCACGCGAACAAGGTCCACGGGGTCTCGGGCGAGGTGTACTCGGTCGAGCAGGGCAATGACGTCGCGCGGCTTCTGCCGGCAGAGACGGTGCTCCTGACCGACCCGCAGATCGAGATCGTGGCCCTCGAACGAATCGCCTCTCGCCGGGCCGCGCAGTACGCGGTTCGGGGAACGACGAAGAAGTCGAAGGGCCCGCTCGTGCTCGCGCTCGACGAATCGGGCAGCATGTCCGGAATCCGGAACGAGTGGGCGAAGGCCGCTGCGGTGGCGCTCGCTCGTGTCGCCTCGGAGGAGAACCGGCCCGTGGCGGTGGTCCATTACGCCACTTCCACCGTGGTGCAGGTCGTGAAGCCCGGAGACAGCGCTGGGATCGTGAAGATGATCCTTCACTTCCTCAGCGGTGGAACGGCGATCGGCCTGGCCCTCGGTGTGGCCGTGGATCAGGTGAAGGCGCTCGCGCAGGCGGGCCAGCACGGCGCCGACATCATTCTCGTCACGGACGGCATCGACCGGAACGAGGAGGAGCAGAAGAAGTCGGTCGACGCGGCGTCGAGCATCGGCGCGCGGCTCTGGACGGTGGCGATCGAGTGCTCCATCGCGGAGGACTCGCCGCTTCGGAAGAAGTCCGCGCAATATACCGAGCTCAACGACAAGGCGATGACCGAGGGCTCGAGTATCACGTTGCTCGCGGGGGCAACGTGA
- a CDS encoding HEAT repeat domain-containing protein produces the protein MTMPRSQTRVPTYALEAAWAARLVAQLARGCRKTQHALERLAKLWSPPEPHSCFRPSRHLHQVIPSERDIEVVARYTREERLQVRLAALRALGWASQHETARRVLLEALDDEARSLRRIALYGILRIGTEPVVVAALRRMLVDPVYVHRWQAAQALAGTPYRNEARAALLAAPPRGIRYMTTWLEACAVFGRETLEKALPFSERALAEARPSEPLDTWEHARLVEALRGRMS, from the coding sequence ATGACGATGCCACGGAGCCAGACGCGCGTCCCCACCTACGCGCTCGAAGCGGCCTGGGCTGCGCGGCTCGTGGCGCAGCTCGCGCGGGGATGCAGGAAAACACAGCACGCCCTCGAGCGGCTTGCAAAGCTCTGGTCGCCCCCGGAGCCGCACTCGTGCTTCCGGCCCAGCCGCCACCTCCACCAGGTCATCCCCAGCGAGCGTGATATCGAGGTCGTGGCCCGATACACGCGCGAAGAACGCCTGCAAGTCAGGCTCGCCGCGCTCCGCGCGCTCGGGTGGGCTTCGCAGCACGAGACGGCAAGGCGCGTCCTGCTCGAAGCGCTGGACGACGAAGCGCGGTCTCTCCGCAGGATCGCCCTCTACGGCATCCTCCGCATCGGGACCGAGCCGGTCGTGGTCGCAGCGCTCCGCCGTATGCTCGTCGATCCGGTCTACGTGCACCGCTGGCAGGCCGCGCAGGCGCTTGCGGGGACGCCGTACCGAAACGAAGCACGCGCCGCGCTCCTTGCCGCACCTCCACGCGGAATCCGGTACATGACCACCTGGCTCGAGGCCTGCGCCGTGTTCGGGCGCGAGACGCTGGAGAAGGCGCTCCCGTTCTCAGAGCGCGCGCTGGCCGAGGCTCGTCCCAGCGAGCCCCTGGATACTTGGGAGCATGCGCGGCTCGTGGAGGCCTTGCGAGGGCGAATGTCCTAG
- a CDS encoding helix-turn-helix domain-containing protein, giving the protein MGRRHEPDPFALKLGHRIRDLRLAQGMSLEHLRRKTGIVASHLSLIERGYVTINIGTLDRIARALGLTPMFLVLFPEESELEAVVEHMGSMSAEELAQLREQVSASRSPWAGKPRPPRGTRRT; this is encoded by the coding sequence ATGGGCCGCCGACACGAGCCGGATCCGTTTGCCCTCAAACTAGGTCATCGGATCAGGGATCTGCGCCTCGCACAGGGGATGTCGCTCGAGCACCTCAGAAGGAAGACTGGCATCGTCGCGAGTCACCTCTCGCTCATCGAGCGAGGGTACGTGACGATCAACATTGGCACCCTCGATCGCATCGCACGCGCCCTCGGCTTGACGCCGATGTTCCTGGTGCTGTTCCCGGAGGAGAGTGAGCTCGAAGCAGTCGTCGAGCATATGGGCAGCATGAGCGCGGAGGAGCTCGCGCAGCTCCGCGAACAGGTGTCCGCGTCGCGGAGCCCATGGGCAGGGAAGCCCCGCCCTCCGCGTGGAACTCGTCGTACGTAG
- the recA gene encoding recombinase RecA, whose translation MQQNNGALRGALQAIEKQYGKGAIMSLGDDNPDRGVRVLPTGSLALDAALGIGGYPRGRIVEIYGPESSGKTTLTLHALYEAQKAKGIAAFIDAEHAFDPNYARNIGVDVNRLLISQPDNGEQALEIVETLTRSGAVDVIVIDSVAALTPKAEIEGDMGDAHMGLQARLMSQALRKLTAIAYRTETLLIFINQLRHKIGVVFGSPETTTGGNALKFYASVRLDVRRIGALKVGEEVLGSKTRVKVVKNKCAPPFREAEFDIRWGTGIDAAGDLLDFAVAHGIVEKTGAYLSFRGETLGQGREKAREAIKGPLGVAIRSAIEHSLAQRSAAE comes from the coding sequence ATGCAGCAGAACAACGGCGCCCTCCGCGGCGCCCTGCAGGCCATCGAGAAACAGTACGGCAAGGGGGCCATCATGAGCCTCGGGGACGACAATCCCGATCGCGGCGTGCGGGTTTTGCCCACGGGCTCGCTCGCGCTCGATGCCGCGCTCGGGATCGGAGGATATCCGCGCGGCAGGATCGTGGAGATCTACGGGCCCGAGTCCTCGGGCAAGACCACGCTCACCCTGCACGCGCTCTACGAGGCTCAGAAGGCGAAGGGCATCGCGGCATTCATCGATGCCGAGCACGCGTTCGATCCGAACTACGCGCGCAACATCGGCGTCGACGTCAACCGCTTGCTCATCTCGCAGCCGGACAACGGCGAGCAGGCCCTCGAGATCGTCGAGACGCTGACCCGCTCCGGCGCGGTCGACGTCATCGTCATCGACTCGGTCGCGGCCCTGACGCCGAAGGCCGAGATCGAGGGCGACATGGGTGACGCGCATATGGGCCTCCAGGCGCGGCTGATGAGCCAGGCCCTGCGCAAGCTCACGGCCATCGCGTACCGGACCGAGACGCTGCTCATCTTCATCAACCAGCTCCGGCACAAGATCGGTGTCGTCTTCGGCAGCCCCGAGACGACCACGGGCGGTAATGCCCTCAAGTTCTACGCCAGCGTGCGGCTCGACGTGCGTCGCATCGGGGCGCTCAAGGTCGGCGAGGAGGTGCTGGGCTCGAAGACCCGCGTGAAGGTCGTAAAGAACAAATGCGCGCCGCCTTTCCGGGAGGCGGAATTCGATATCCGCTGGGGAACGGGAATCGATGCGGCCGGGGACCTGCTCGACTTCGCCGTCGCCCACGGCATCGTCGAGAAGACCGGCGCGTACTTGTCTTTCCGGGGGGAGACGCTCGGTCAGGGCCGGGAGAAGGCGCGCGAGGCGATCAAGGGGCCGCTGGGCGTGGCGATCCGGAGCGCCATCGAGCACTCCCTCGCGCAGCGGTCGGCCGCGGAGTAG
- a CDS encoding helix-turn-helix domain-containing protein, whose product MDFGKEVRRRREALGLTLEQLAERAGLTPNYIGGIETGRRDPSLSSILALAKGLGVPPGELVGGVHDLEPAAIEAARLFQGASEDVQDAVLRLLRAVTRGRRRSG is encoded by the coding sequence GTGGACTTCGGCAAGGAAGTGCGGCGGCGGCGAGAGGCGCTGGGCCTGACCCTGGAGCAGCTCGCGGAGCGCGCCGGGCTCACGCCGAACTACATCGGGGGCATCGAGACCGGCCGGCGTGACCCCTCGCTGTCGAGCATCCTCGCGCTTGCGAAGGGCCTGGGGGTGCCTCCGGGAGAGCTCGTGGGAGGCGTCCACGATCTCGAGCCGGCTGCCATCGAGGCAGCACGGCTCTTCCAGGGCGCGTCCGAGGACGTCCAGGATGCCGTTCTCCGCCTCCTACGTGCTGTGACGCGGGGACGGCGGCGGAGCGGGTGA
- a CDS encoding DUF6573 family protein, giving the protein MSDEDDDVGGEVVLIAAYSRRQALEDGTLVDVTELAKQAGIKAPVALTRSVWEKYVELSPAAEKAGNDKTGRLWDILWMFRCAALQRPDEAEIRYELHVVTDAIEPSLVELKAIIGPGDDGEAVITILLPEED; this is encoded by the coding sequence GTGAGCGACGAAGATGATGATGTCGGTGGTGAGGTTGTCCTGATTGCGGCATACAGTCGCAGGCAGGCGCTCGAAGACGGCACGCTCGTCGACGTCACCGAGCTCGCGAAGCAGGCCGGAATCAAGGCGCCGGTGGCGCTGACGCGCTCCGTCTGGGAGAAGTACGTCGAGCTGTCGCCGGCCGCGGAGAAGGCGGGGAACGACAAGACGGGCAGGCTCTGGGACATCCTCTGGATGTTCCGCTGCGCCGCCCTGCAACGGCCGGATGAAGCTGAAATTCGGTACGAGTTGCATGTCGTCACCGACGCGATCGAACCGTCCCTCGTCGAGCTGAAGGCCATCATCGGGCCTGGCGACGACGGCGAGGCGGTCATCACGATCCTCTTGCCCGAAGAGGACTGA